In Dyadobacter subterraneus, a single genomic region encodes these proteins:
- a CDS encoding 3-deoxy-D-manno-octulosonic acid transferase, translating into MNAFSGAMKVAALFSPKIKLGIEGREKLIEKLEAVLPGLINGRPVAWFHAASLGEFEQGRPVMEEFRKEFPGYFILLTFFSPSGYEIRKGYAGADYVCYMPIDTAENADQFVKLVKPEITFFIKYEFWFNHLAALKQSNSYILSFSTIFRPDQIFFKSYGGFYRKMLGYFDHLFVQNQESMKLMQQIGISDSSLAGDTRFDRVKSIASGVRQLPEIEVFLQNSPCLVAGSVWEADMVALIPALNQIEGKLKAIIAPHEIEKNQMESWRKSLNGKSMLYSEYKKLFDDSAEIQPFDYLIIDNIGMLSSLYRYSDIAYIGGSFGSGLHNILEAATFGVPVLFGNKKYGKFQEALDLIDEGSAKAVADTNEIKLYLTEWLNEPSKRKDLGKISKQYVESRTGATALVMQKVRALLDKNIKKS; encoded by the coding sequence ATGAATGCCTTTTCCGGAGCTATGAAAGTAGCGGCTTTGTTTAGTCCTAAAATCAAACTTGGTATTGAAGGCCGTGAAAAATTAATTGAAAAGCTGGAAGCGGTTTTACCAGGATTAATTAACGGACGACCGGTTGCATGGTTTCATGCTGCCTCATTGGGAGAATTTGAACAGGGAAGACCGGTCATGGAAGAATTTCGAAAAGAATTTCCCGGTTATTTTATTCTTCTGACTTTCTTCTCCCCGTCAGGTTATGAAATCAGGAAAGGTTATGCAGGTGCTGACTATGTATGTTATATGCCAATTGATACAGCCGAAAATGCTGATCAATTTGTTAAATTAGTAAAGCCGGAAATCACGTTTTTTATTAAATACGAATTCTGGTTCAATCATCTTGCGGCGTTAAAACAGAGCAATTCCTATATACTTTCATTCTCCACCATATTTCGTCCCGATCAGATTTTTTTTAAATCATACGGAGGTTTTTACAGAAAAATGCTGGGTTATTTTGATCATTTGTTTGTTCAAAATCAGGAATCTATGAAGTTAATGCAGCAAATCGGGATTTCTGACAGTTCGCTTGCTGGCGATACCCGTTTTGATCGAGTGAAAAGTATTGCTTCGGGCGTTCGGCAATTGCCTGAAATAGAGGTATTTTTGCAGAATTCTCCTTGTCTGGTTGCAGGTTCAGTGTGGGAGGCGGATATGGTTGCATTAATTCCTGCTTTGAATCAGATTGAGGGAAAACTAAAAGCGATCATAGCGCCGCATGAAATTGAGAAAAATCAGATGGAGAGCTGGCGGAAATCTTTGAACGGAAAGTCTATGCTATATTCTGAGTATAAGAAATTATTCGACGATTCTGCTGAAATTCAACCGTTTGATTATCTGATTATTGACAATATCGGAATGCTTTCATCCTTATATCGATATAGTGACATTGCATACATCGGTGGTTCTTTTGGATCAGGATTACATAATATTCTGGAAGCGGCAACTTTTGGTGTCCCTGTTCTTTTTGGAAATAAAAAATACGGGAAATTTCAGGAAGCTCTGGATCTAATTGATGAAGGAAGTGCCAAAGCGGTGGCAGATACAAACGAAATTAAACTTTACCTTACCGAATGGCTAAACGAACCTTCAAAGCGTAAAGATCTTGGAAAAATCAGTAAACAATATGTTGAATCACGGACGGGAGCAACAGCACTCGTCATGCAAAAGGTAAGAGCGCTTTTAGATAAGAATATAAAAAAGAGTTAA
- the lipA gene encoding lipoyl synthase, with amino-acid sequence MIELPVIPSERKKRPDWLRVKLPAGPEFRKVRQLVDNYKLHTICESGSCPNMGECWGAGTATFMILGNVCTRSCSFCAVATGRPNEYDADEPRRVAEAIKLMGVKHAVITSVNRDELKDRGAEIWYQTVRQVKENTPETTIETLIPDVKNNWDALIHMIEAGQEVVSHNMETVERLYRSVRPQAKYQRSLEQIKRTKDFGQRTKSGIMLGLGETQDEVYKAMDDLVEHGLDILTLGQYLQPTKMHHEVIEWITPAMFDNYREEGLKRGLKYVESGPLVRSSYHAERHVNVPI; translated from the coding sequence ATGATTGAACTACCAGTGATACCTTCCGAACGCAAAAAACGTCCGGATTGGCTAAGAGTAAAACTTCCGGCAGGACCTGAATTTCGCAAGGTTCGCCAGTTGGTTGACAATTATAAATTACATACAATTTGTGAGAGTGGAAGCTGCCCGAATATGGGTGAATGCTGGGGAGCGGGTACGGCTACTTTTATGATTTTAGGAAATGTTTGTACGCGTAGTTGCAGTTTTTGCGCTGTTGCGACAGGCCGTCCGAATGAATATGATGCAGATGAACCACGCCGTGTGGCAGAAGCAATTAAGTTGATGGGCGTTAAACACGCCGTTATTACTTCCGTAAATCGTGACGAATTGAAAGATCGTGGTGCTGAAATTTGGTATCAAACTGTACGTCAGGTAAAAGAAAATACGCCTGAAACGACTATTGAAACTTTGATTCCTGATGTTAAAAATAACTGGGATGCTTTGATCCATATGATTGAAGCAGGCCAGGAAGTTGTTTCCCATAATATGGAAACGGTTGAGCGTTTATACCGTTCGGTAAGACCACAGGCGAAATACCAACGCAGTCTTGAACAAATTAAAAGAACAAAGGATTTCGGTCAGCGCACAAAATCGGGTATTATGCTTGGTTTGGGTGAAACACAGGATGAAGTTTACAAAGCGATGGACGATCTTGTTGAACACGGACTTGACATTCTGACTTTGGGCCAATATTTACAGCCTACTAAAATGCATCATGAAGTAATCGAATGGATTACACCTGCGATGTTTGACAATTATAGAGAAGAAGGATTAAAACGTGGATTGAAATATGTTGAATCAGGGCCATTGGTACGTTCAAGCTATCATGCTGAACGTCATGTTAATGTACCGATTTGA
- the metK gene encoding methionine adenosyltransferase → MPYLFTSESVSEGHPDKVADQISDALIDNFLAWDTNSKVACETLVTTGQVVLAGEVKTNTYLDVQKITREVIRRIGYTKSEYMFEANSCGILSAIHDQSADINQGIDRAVATESFEEKANAQGAGDQGMMFGYATRETDNYMPLALDLAHKILQEMSYIRNNEPELIPYLRPDAKSQVTIEYSDENVPLRIDTIVVSTQHDDFDEEATMLAKIKEDIIKIVIPRVKAKLTESLQKLFTDHITFHINPTGKFVIGGPHGDTGLTGRKIIVDTYGGKGAHGGGAFSGKDPSKVDRSAAYATRHIAKNMVAAGLCDEVLVQVSYAIGVAQPCGLYINTYGTSKVAGHDGEIASKIEKIFDLRPYAIEQRLKLRNPIYSETAAYGHMGRKNEIVTKTFRSASGEEKEVEVELFTWEKLDFVDKIKEAFAL, encoded by the coding sequence ATGCCATATCTATTTACCTCGGAGTCCGTATCTGAAGGACATCCCGATAAAGTAGCTGACCAGATTTCAGATGCCCTGATTGATAATTTTTTAGCCTGGGATACGAACAGTAAAGTTGCCTGTGAAACTTTGGTTACAACAGGACAAGTAGTGTTGGCAGGAGAAGTAAAAACGAATACTTACCTTGATGTACAAAAAATCACGCGTGAAGTAATCCGCAGAATCGGATATACGAAAAGTGAGTACATGTTTGAAGCTAATTCATGCGGGATTTTATCAGCGATTCATGATCAGAGTGCTGATATCAACCAGGGAATTGACCGTGCCGTTGCAACAGAATCTTTTGAAGAAAAAGCAAATGCACAAGGAGCAGGTGATCAGGGAATGATGTTCGGCTACGCAACACGTGAAACTGACAATTATATGCCGCTTGCTTTGGATCTTGCTCATAAGATCCTTCAGGAAATGTCATACATCCGCAATAACGAACCTGAATTGATTCCATATCTTCGTCCTGATGCAAAATCTCAGGTGACGATTGAATACAGTGACGAAAACGTTCCATTGCGTATTGATACTATTGTTGTTTCTACACAACACGATGATTTTGATGAAGAAGCGACAATGCTTGCCAAAATCAAAGAAGATATCATCAAAATTGTAATTCCTCGTGTTAAAGCAAAATTGACTGAGTCGTTACAAAAATTATTCACTGATCACATCACTTTCCATATCAACCCGACCGGAAAATTTGTAATTGGTGGTCCGCATGGTGATACTGGTCTTACTGGCCGTAAAATTATTGTGGATACTTACGGTGGAAAAGGTGCTCACGGTGGTGGTGCTTTTTCCGGAAAAGATCCTTCCAAAGTTGACCGTTCTGCGGCGTACGCAACACGCCATATTGCAAAAAACATGGTAGCTGCCGGACTTTGTGACGAAGTACTTGTTCAGGTTTCTTATGCAATTGGTGTAGCTCAGCCATGCGGGTTGTATATTAATACTTACGGAACTTCGAAAGTTGCAGGACATGACGGTGAAATCGCTTCAAAAATTGAAAAGATCTTTGATTTGCGTCCTTATGCAATCGAGCAACGTTTGAAACTTCGTAACCCGATTTATTCAGAAACTGCTGCGTATGGTCATATGGGTCGTAAAAACGAAATCGTTACAAAGACTTTCAGAAGTGCTAGCGGAGAAGAAAAAGAGGTTGAGGTTGAACTATTTACATGGGAAAAACTTGACTTTGTAGATAAAATTAAAGAAGCTTTTGCTCTTTAA
- a CDS encoding fatty acid desaturase family protein: MQHQKIKFVNKEKSTFFPTLRQRVDLYFSENELSKTGGNKIIYKALFMLSLYVIPYILILSGFFTDLTMLGLSIIMGVGIAGVGMSVMHDAIHGSLANSNLLNKIFGGSIYLLGGNAYNWEVQHNRLHHTYTNIHEVDEDITGKFLLRLSYQEKQKYIHRFQHIYAFFLYSLMTISFLWKDFKEISLFNEMSKSGMTKPYPRKELIRLIVSKLAYVLFICVLPLAFTSITFGEWAIGFMAMHCTAGLILSTVFQMAHVVEGTDQPIPDNAGSIENAWAVHQLQTTSNFAGKNRFLSWYIGGLDYQIEHHLFPSISHIHYHALSPIVRQTAREFGLDYNAKSDFLNALGSHIRMLRHMGTRTSGLELV; the protein is encoded by the coding sequence ATGCAGCATCAGAAAATCAAATTTGTTAACAAAGAAAAATCCACTTTCTTCCCTACATTAAGACAAAGAGTTGATCTTTATTTTTCTGAAAACGAGCTGTCAAAAACAGGAGGTAATAAAATTATTTACAAGGCTCTTTTTATGTTGAGCCTGTATGTTATCCCATATATTTTAATCCTTTCCGGTTTTTTCACCGATCTGACGATGTTGGGTTTATCCATCATTATGGGCGTGGGAATTGCTGGCGTAGGTATGTCCGTAATGCATGATGCGATTCACGGGTCTTTAGCAAATTCCAATTTATTAAATAAGATCTTTGGCGGCTCTATTTACCTTCTGGGTGGAAATGCATACAACTGGGAAGTTCAGCATAACAGGCTTCATCATACCTATACCAATATTCACGAGGTTGACGAAGATATCACCGGTAAATTTTTATTACGTTTATCCTATCAAGAAAAACAAAAATACATACACCGCTTCCAGCATATCTATGCCTTTTTTCTTTACAGTTTAATGACAATTTCGTTTCTGTGGAAAGATTTCAAAGAGATTTCTCTTTTTAATGAAATGTCAAAATCCGGAATGACAAAACCGTATCCAAGAAAAGAATTAATACGTTTGATTGTAAGCAAACTGGCTTATGTGCTTTTCATTTGTGTGCTTCCGCTTGCTTTTACTTCTATTACTTTTGGCGAATGGGCAATTGGTTTTATGGCCATGCATTGTACAGCAGGACTTATTTTGAGTACCGTATTCCAAATGGCTCACGTTGTTGAAGGAACTGACCAGCCGATCCCTGATAATGCAGGAAGTATTGAAAATGCCTGGGCGGTTCATCAATTACAGACTACTTCGAATTTTGCCGGCAAAAACAGATTTCTTTCCTGGTACATCGGCGGGCTGGATTATCAGATTGAACATCATTTATTCCCTTCCATTTCACACATTCATTACCATGCGCTTTCTCCAATTGTGAGACAAACTGCACGAGAATTTGGTTTGGATTACAATGCCAAATCTGATTTTCTTAACGCACTTGGATCGCACATCAGGATGTTGAGGCATATGGGGACCAGGACTTCCGGATTGGAATTGGTTTAG
- a CDS encoding PIN domain-containing protein, which yields MIYSALLQKIYNLFVTNEILSEYEEQIGLRLGLNRTDLQLIELLNLSNVHKIEPYYHWQLIEADKDDNKFADCAVSCNADFLVTNDRHYDILSTIEFPEIKVLKAAEFLEILKGSMNK from the coding sequence TTGATTTACTCAGCCCTTCTTCAAAAGATTTACAATTTGTTTGTTACTAATGAAATTCTCTCTGAATATGAGGAACAGATTGGCTTAAGACTTGGTTTGAACCGGACGGATCTTCAACTTATAGAATTGCTTAATCTTTCAAATGTCCATAAAATTGAACCATATTATCATTGGCAACTCATTGAGGCAGACAAGGACGATAATAAGTTTGCCGACTGTGCAGTAAGCTGCAATGCGGATTTCCTGGTTACAAATGATCGCCATTATGATATTTTGTCTACAATCGAATTTCCTGAAATTAAAGTTTTAAAAGCAGCAGAATTTTTAGAAATTCTCAAAGGCTCAATGAATAAGTAA
- a CDS encoding efflux RND transporter permease subunit produces MSISTLSIKRPVLAIVMNLLIILFGFLGYKFLGMREFPSIDPPVVSIRTSYTGANADIIESQITEPLEKQLNSIEGIKSINSTSSQGTSQITVEFDIGVDMERAANDVRDKVGSASRTLPLDIDGPPVVAKADANSEPIIVLTFKSNTRSHLEVSDYAENVIAQRLQTIEGVSEIRIFGQKKYAMRIWMDPVKMASLGVTTQDVKSALDKENIELPSGKLAGDNTELTVKTVGRFKTEDDFNEMIVKNTTTQTIHLKDIGYAQLGPENEETILRLDNVPMIGLAISPMPGANYINISEEVNKRLKEIKKELPKDYELGTLIDNTIFVERSIEEVGETLLIAIVLVVIIIYLFFRDWLIAFRPLIDIPVSLIGTFFVMYIMGFSINVLTLLAIVLATGLVVDDGIVVTENIFKKIEEGMSPIEAAIKGSNEIIFAVLSTSITLAAVFLPVIFMQGFVGKLFREFGIVISAAVLISAFVSLTLTPMLNAYLVRKTHKKSWFYEKTEPFFESLTNNYGQALNSFLKVRWVAIPLIGLTLGMIWFFGKDLKSELAPLDDRNWFRLQVTAPEGSSYEFTDNYVQTIGQMLMDSMPGRKGLMLITSPGNSGLGAANTGSGRIALTDRMERKETQQEIADYITKQLKRFPDAKSFVVQQQTIAVDSKGGLPVQYVIQAPDFEKLREYLPKFMEEASNDPTFAITDVNLKFSKPELQIVIDREKAKSLGISVQDVAQTMQFAFAGQRFGYFTMNGRQYQVIGQYDRANRDEPLDLKSMFVRSSNGSLIQLDNIVKTVEESSPPQLFHFNRYMSATVQASLAPGKTIGDGIAAMDRIRDKLKDEAIQTSLSGSSRDYAESSSNTMFSFFLALVLIYFILAAQFESFVDPFIIMITVPLAIGGAVFSLWYFNQTLNIFSQIGMIMLIGLVTKNGILIVEFANQLRETGLGIKEAALEAATLRFRPILMTSLATILGALPIAMALGSAGRSRMSMGIVIMGGLLFSLVLTLYVIPAMYTFLSREKNFDKMKMIEKIARESEIDEQAHV; encoded by the coding sequence ATGAGTATTTCAACGCTCTCCATCAAGCGGCCGGTTTTAGCCATTGTGATGAACCTTCTCATCATTTTATTCGGTTTTCTTGGGTATAAATTTCTGGGAATGAGGGAATTCCCTTCTATTGATCCACCGGTGGTTTCGATCCGGACAAGTTATACCGGGGCTAATGCGGATATCATAGAGTCCCAGATTACCGAACCGCTGGAAAAACAGCTGAACAGTATTGAAGGAATAAAGTCAATTAATTCAACAAGCAGCCAGGGAACAAGCCAGATCACCGTCGAGTTTGACATTGGTGTGGATATGGAACGTGCCGCGAATGACGTTCGGGATAAAGTAGGATCCGCATCAAGAACTTTGCCTCTGGATATTGATGGTCCGCCGGTTGTTGCCAAAGCAGATGCAAACTCTGAACCGATTATCGTACTAACTTTCAAAAGCAATACCCGCTCGCATCTGGAAGTAAGTGATTATGCTGAAAACGTAATTGCCCAAAGGCTGCAAACAATTGAAGGAGTTAGCGAAATCCGCATATTTGGTCAGAAAAAATATGCCATGCGCATCTGGATGGATCCTGTGAAAATGGCATCTTTAGGTGTTACAACGCAGGATGTGAAATCTGCTTTGGATAAAGAAAACATAGAATTGCCAAGTGGTAAACTGGCCGGTGATAATACGGAATTAACTGTAAAAACAGTTGGCCGTTTTAAAACGGAGGACGATTTTAACGAGATGATCGTTAAAAATACAACTACACAAACGATCCACCTGAAAGATATTGGTTATGCACAACTTGGTCCGGAAAATGAAGAAACCATTTTGCGACTTGATAATGTCCCAATGATCGGTCTGGCAATTTCTCCAATGCCGGGAGCTAACTATATCAACATTTCCGAAGAGGTAAATAAGCGCCTTAAAGAAATTAAAAAGGAACTGCCTAAGGATTACGAACTGGGCACACTGATTGATAATACCATATTTGTAGAAAGATCAATTGAAGAGGTTGGAGAAACTTTGCTGATCGCGATTGTACTTGTTGTAATCATTATATATCTGTTTTTCCGCGACTGGCTTATAGCATTCCGGCCGTTGATTGATATTCCTGTATCCCTGATCGGTACGTTTTTCGTAATGTATATTATGGGATTTTCGATCAATGTACTGACACTTCTGGCAATTGTTTTAGCAACAGGTTTGGTGGTGGATGACGGGATTGTCGTCACGGAGAATATTTTTAAGAAGATTGAAGAGGGGATGAGCCCTATTGAAGCGGCGATCAAAGGTTCTAACGAAATTATTTTTGCGGTTCTTTCTACATCGATTACGCTGGCTGCGGTATTCCTTCCGGTCATTTTCATGCAAGGATTTGTTGGAAAGCTTTTCCGGGAATTCGGGATTGTAATTTCTGCTGCGGTACTTATTTCAGCTTTTGTGTCGCTGACATTGACACCGATGCTTAATGCTTACCTAGTTCGCAAAACACATAAAAAGAGCTGGTTTTATGAGAAAACGGAGCCTTTCTTTGAGAGCCTGACCAATAATTATGGACAAGCCTTAAATTCATTTTTGAAAGTGAGATGGGTTGCCATTCCACTGATTGGCTTGACTTTGGGTATGATCTGGTTTTTTGGAAAAGACCTGAAATCGGAATTAGCACCATTGGACGACCGGAACTGGTTTCGTTTGCAGGTTACCGCCCCGGAAGGTTCTTCTTATGAATTTACCGATAATTACGTGCAAACAATTGGCCAGATGTTAATGGATTCAATGCCTGGCAGAAAAGGTTTGATGCTGATCACTTCACCAGGAAATTCGGGGCTGGGCGCTGCCAATACAGGTAGTGGAAGGATTGCACTTACAGACAGAATGGAACGTAAGGAAACGCAGCAGGAAATCGCCGATTATATAACCAAACAGTTGAAGCGCTTTCCCGATGCGAAATCCTTTGTGGTTCAGCAGCAAACCATTGCAGTGGATTCAAAAGGCGGACTCCCGGTTCAGTATGTGATTCAGGCACCGGATTTTGAGAAACTGCGTGAATATCTTCCAAAATTCATGGAGGAAGCTTCCAATGATCCGACTTTTGCCATTACGGACGTAAACCTCAAATTTAGTAAGCCGGAATTACAAATTGTTATCGATAGAGAAAAAGCGAAGTCTCTTGGAATATCTGTTCAGGATGTGGCGCAGACCATGCAATTCGCTTTTGCTGGCCAGCGTTTTGGTTATTTTACGATGAATGGTCGTCAATATCAGGTTATTGGTCAGTATGACAGAGCTAACCGTGACGAACCGCTGGATCTGAAAAGTATGTTTGTGAGAAGCAGTAACGGAAGTTTGATTCAGCTTGATAATATTGTTAAAACGGTTGAGGAAAGCAGCCCACCACAACTTTTTCACTTTAACCGTTATATGAGTGCAACTGTCCAGGCTTCTTTGGCTCCGGGTAAAACCATTGGAGATGGAATTGCTGCAATGGACAGAATTCGTGATAAACTAAAAGATGAAGCGATTCAGACTTCCCTGAGCGGTTCTTCGCGGGATTATGCGGAAAGCTCTTCGAACACGATGTTCTCGTTTTTTCTCGCTCTGGTGCTGATTTACTTTATTTTGGCAGCACAATTTGAAAGCTTTGTCGATCCGTTTATTATTATGATTACAGTACCGCTGGCGATCGGTGGGGCAGTATTTTCACTATGGTATTTCAATCAAACGCTTAACATTTTCAGCCAGATCGGTATGATTATGTTGATCGGTTTGGTGACAAAAAATGGTATTCTGATTGTGGAGTTTGCCAATCAATTACGAGAAACTGGTCTTGGTATCAAAGAAGCAGCTTTGGAAGCAGCCACACTTCGTTTCAGGCCCATTTTAATGACAAGTTTGGCAACTATTCTCGGTGCGTTACCCATTGCTATGGCGCTTGGTTCCGCAGGTCGTAGTCGTATGTCTATGGGAATTGTGATTATGGGTGGATTGCTTTTCTCGTTGGTTTTAACGCTTTACGTTATTCCGGCAATGTATACTTTCCTTTCAAGAGAAAAGAATTTTGATAAAATGAAGATGATCGAAAAGATTGCAAGGGAAAGTGAAATTGATGAGCAGGCGCATGTATAG